A single genomic interval of Amycolatopsis albispora harbors:
- the pglW gene encoding BREX system serine/threonine kinase PglW, giving the protein MSGGGSPVPKPAPPPQQKRWFQERTSPYPWEQEGLDHVRRLMPKAEPYRAWATFSFTAASGRINECDLLVAVPGGLYLIELKGHPGRVVNNGETWRFLQDGSNRARILRNPLHLTDLKSKELKGRLEWAAKRLHLSQRVPRVEAAVFLSAPDLRSELDEVQSTRVYGRDDASRGLPWLWRDLLSRPPQQDSQRITPAFSAVLPKLLEEIGIRASTAHLRFGDDWTLGSDLLDAGPTWEDRLAERKGIVREEGRVRIYLTAQQASEERQQSVERAARREYQVLQGITHRGIAQAVQIRDHGGGPAILFRHRSDDLRLDSYLAVHGEHLGADVRLDMVRQLAEAVRYAHSRSLYHRALAARSVYVSANEDGSRPVMRIIDWQAAARDFDTTGFSSIGNTSLPGEHVSNSADVYLAPEVDTPFADPVDLDVFGLGAIAYFVATGQPPAAQRSGLIERLTTDKGLHPYAVSDVVSDPLDALIFDATRADVADRLDSADAFLARLDAVEQDAVPAEETTAQADPLTAMPGQNVDGDWEVDRILGTGATARALLVTRAEEDDDGKPHTKRRVFKIALDDNKAARLRAEAVALDQVGGGVIVRLLDGPRELAGRTVLDLEFAGGEDATGPTLGALLRAEGKLTYHQLERYGKDLFTALDHLAGKGVRHRDLKPDNFGVYRRADRSTQLMLFDFSLADASDRDVQAGTRGYLDPFLGSTRRPAFDDHAERYAAAVTLHEMASGQRPVWGDGMTDPRTTADETPTIASDLFDPALRDGLTDFFLRAFHRDVDRRFDTYRQMEDQWRAVFVAADTAAPLTNQATVGMEGESLEDTRDAHAAAAKLDTPLELAGLTPRAVSVAQGFEANTVGQLLEVPLHLIAKARGAGAIVRKELNRRHKQWSKQLLHAESAAARPADEDHLTIEDLAALLTPAQTRRGSKKADVIRLTLGLPDGDEPLEPWASQGTVAKRLAISQPSVSRHLNAAAKEWSVAPWLVTIRNELVDAVAEAGRVVTVQALAAALRTRHGAGEDDAERTMARAMAVVRAAIETEVWAGLHTKDGEDTGPRLAVQRRGQRVLIALESLPGSQDPSAPEMADYAFALGVRADDLVGREPLPGRGVVVRELRAVPPPEGLPPLADTRLVELASVMSEHAAASPRLELYPRELDLVRALRISQAAAGVRRDRGITQPDLIAKVRARFPALDVDERLTHVDLEDALHAAGFPLNYDAADKVFRPPALEQSRFTTSSSALSGHGHGRAAGADPHEVLTRKLTAAIKRGGFLALTLRGAYLPGTPEGIAARYPVRMIDVDREFVSAFRALVAERGQDWAKVSKLDARFGETGLISPGLASYVRTTWERVRSRIDESAGGANVVLFLHHAGLLARYFDEGGHALLTQLQNAARRPDEAPHGLWLLCPAESALDTPQLDGKIVEVLTDSERVVLDRAFLDEVRTTDGAA; this is encoded by the coding sequence GTGTCGGGCGGTGGATCACCTGTACCCAAACCTGCACCTCCACCGCAGCAGAAGCGCTGGTTCCAGGAGCGGACGTCGCCCTACCCGTGGGAGCAGGAGGGGCTCGATCACGTACGTAGGCTCATGCCCAAGGCAGAACCCTACCGCGCGTGGGCCACCTTCTCGTTCACTGCTGCTTCAGGCCGCATCAACGAGTGCGACCTGCTCGTCGCTGTCCCAGGCGGCCTGTACCTGATCGAACTCAAAGGGCACCCCGGGCGGGTCGTGAACAACGGCGAGACCTGGCGATTCCTCCAGGACGGCTCCAATCGGGCGCGCATTCTGCGCAACCCCCTGCACCTCACCGACCTCAAGTCGAAGGAGCTCAAGGGCAGGCTGGAGTGGGCCGCCAAGCGGTTGCACCTCAGCCAGCGGGTGCCGCGCGTGGAAGCGGCTGTGTTCTTGTCCGCGCCGGATTTGCGGTCCGAGCTCGACGAGGTGCAGAGCACCCGGGTCTACGGCCGCGACGACGCTTCGCGGGGTCTGCCGTGGCTGTGGCGCGACCTGCTGTCCCGCCCGCCGCAGCAGGATTCGCAGCGGATCACGCCGGCCTTTTCCGCGGTTCTGCCGAAGCTGCTGGAAGAAATCGGCATCCGCGCATCGACGGCGCACCTGCGCTTCGGCGACGACTGGACACTCGGCTCGGATCTGCTCGACGCCGGCCCCACGTGGGAAGACCGCCTCGCCGAACGGAAGGGGATCGTCCGCGAAGAGGGCCGGGTGAGGATCTACCTCACCGCCCAGCAGGCCAGTGAGGAACGGCAGCAGTCCGTCGAACGCGCGGCACGCCGCGAGTACCAGGTGCTGCAGGGCATCACCCACCGCGGGATCGCTCAAGCGGTGCAGATCCGCGACCACGGGGGCGGTCCGGCGATTCTGTTCCGCCACCGCTCGGATGACCTGCGGCTGGATTCGTACCTCGCGGTCCACGGTGAGCACCTCGGTGCCGATGTCCGCCTCGACATGGTTCGCCAGCTCGCCGAGGCAGTCCGATACGCGCACAGCCGCTCTCTCTACCACCGCGCGCTGGCCGCGCGGTCGGTGTACGTGTCGGCGAACGAGGATGGCTCCCGACCGGTCATGCGGATCATCGACTGGCAGGCCGCAGCACGTGACTTCGACACCACCGGATTCTCCTCGATCGGCAACACCTCGCTGCCGGGCGAGCACGTCTCGAACTCCGCCGACGTGTACCTGGCGCCGGAGGTCGACACGCCGTTCGCCGATCCGGTCGACCTCGACGTCTTCGGGCTCGGGGCGATCGCCTACTTCGTCGCGACCGGCCAACCTCCCGCTGCCCAGCGCAGCGGGCTGATCGAGCGACTGACCACCGACAAGGGACTGCACCCCTACGCCGTCTCAGACGTCGTTTCCGACCCGCTCGACGCGCTGATCTTCGATGCGACCCGCGCTGACGTCGCAGATCGGCTCGATTCGGCCGACGCGTTCCTCGCACGCCTGGACGCAGTCGAGCAGGACGCCGTGCCCGCTGAAGAGACCACTGCGCAGGCGGACCCCCTCACCGCGATGCCAGGGCAGAACGTCGACGGCGACTGGGAGGTCGACCGGATCCTCGGCACCGGCGCGACGGCCCGGGCCCTGCTCGTCACCCGTGCTGAGGAGGACGACGACGGCAAGCCGCACACCAAGCGGCGCGTCTTCAAGATCGCGCTCGACGACAACAAGGCCGCTCGCCTCCGCGCCGAGGCCGTCGCGTTGGACCAGGTCGGCGGCGGCGTGATCGTCCGCCTGCTCGACGGTCCGCGGGAGCTCGCCGGCCGGACCGTGCTCGACCTCGAGTTCGCTGGTGGGGAGGACGCCACCGGCCCAACGCTCGGTGCGTTGCTGCGCGCCGAAGGCAAGCTCACCTACCACCAGCTGGAGCGCTACGGCAAAGACCTGTTCACCGCGCTCGACCACCTCGCGGGCAAGGGGGTGCGTCACCGGGACCTCAAGCCCGACAACTTCGGGGTGTACCGGCGGGCCGACCGCTCCACGCAGCTGATGCTGTTCGACTTCTCCCTCGCCGACGCCTCCGATCGCGACGTCCAAGCGGGTACCCGTGGTTACCTCGACCCGTTCCTCGGCTCCACCCGGCGTCCCGCCTTCGACGACCACGCCGAGCGCTACGCGGCGGCGGTGACCCTGCATGAGATGGCCTCGGGGCAGCGGCCGGTGTGGGGCGACGGCATGACCGACCCGCGGACCACGGCCGACGAAACCCCGACGATCGCCTCGGATCTGTTCGACCCCGCCCTCCGGGACGGTCTCACCGACTTCTTCCTGCGTGCCTTCCACCGCGACGTCGACCGGCGCTTCGACACCTACCGGCAGATGGAGGACCAGTGGCGTGCGGTGTTCGTCGCCGCCGACACCGCCGCCCCGCTCACCAACCAGGCCACGGTCGGGATGGAAGGCGAATCCCTCGAGGACACCCGTGACGCGCACGCGGCGGCTGCCAAGCTGGACACCCCGCTCGAGCTGGCCGGCCTGACGCCGCGCGCGGTGTCGGTGGCTCAAGGCTTCGAGGCCAACACCGTCGGACAGCTGCTCGAGGTCCCGCTGCACCTGATCGCGAAGGCACGTGGCGCGGGCGCGATCGTGCGGAAGGAACTCAACCGCAGGCACAAGCAGTGGTCCAAGCAGCTGCTGCACGCGGAATCCGCGGCTGCGCGCCCGGCAGACGAGGACCACCTCACCATCGAGGACCTGGCCGCACTCCTCACGCCGGCACAAACGCGCCGGGGGTCGAAGAAAGCCGACGTCATCCGGCTGACGCTCGGCCTGCCCGACGGTGACGAGCCGCTTGAGCCATGGGCTTCGCAAGGCACAGTCGCCAAGCGCCTCGCCATCTCGCAGCCCTCGGTGTCACGTCACCTCAATGCCGCTGCGAAGGAGTGGTCGGTCGCGCCGTGGCTGGTCACGATCCGCAACGAGCTCGTCGACGCGGTGGCTGAGGCCGGTCGGGTCGTCACCGTCCAGGCGCTCGCCGCTGCGCTCCGTACCCGACATGGCGCAGGCGAGGACGACGCGGAACGCACCATGGCGCGGGCGATGGCCGTCGTGCGCGCCGCGATCGAGACCGAGGTCTGGGCCGGCCTGCACACCAAGGACGGGGAAGACACCGGCCCACGTCTCGCGGTGCAGCGGCGTGGACAGCGGGTGCTGATCGCGCTCGAGTCACTGCCCGGTTCCCAGGACCCGAGTGCCCCGGAAATGGCTGACTACGCCTTCGCTCTCGGTGTCCGCGCCGACGATTTGGTGGGCCGGGAACCGCTGCCCGGCCGGGGCGTCGTCGTGCGCGAGCTGCGCGCGGTGCCGCCGCCGGAGGGCCTGCCGCCACTGGCCGACACGCGGCTCGTCGAGCTGGCCTCGGTGATGTCCGAGCACGCGGCGGCGTCGCCGCGGCTTGAGCTGTATCCGCGTGAGCTGGACCTAGTGCGCGCGCTGCGTATCTCGCAGGCCGCGGCCGGGGTGCGGCGTGACCGCGGCATCACTCAGCCCGACCTGATCGCCAAGGTCCGGGCCCGGTTCCCCGCCCTCGATGTGGACGAGCGGCTCACCCACGTAGACCTGGAAGATGCTCTGCACGCCGCTGGCTTTCCGCTGAACTACGACGCGGCGGACAAGGTGTTCCGGCCGCCGGCGCTCGAGCAGTCACGCTTCACCACTTCGTCCTCCGCGCTCAGCGGGCATGGGCACGGTCGCGCCGCCGGCGCAGACCCCCACGAGGTTCTGACGAGGAAGCTCACTGCGGCGATCAAGCGTGGCGGGTTCCTCGCGCTCACCCTGCGCGGGGCTTACCTGCCCGGCACTCCGGAGGGCATCGCCGCCCGGTATCCGGTGCGGATGATCGACGTCGACCGCGAGTTCGTGTCGGCGTTTCGGGCGCTCGTCGCGGAGCGTGGGCAGGATTGGGCGAAAGTCAGCAAGCTGGATGCGAGGTTCGGCGAAACCGGCCTCATTTCGCCGGGACTGGCGTCGTACGTGCGGACGACTTGGGAACGGGTGCGCTCCCGCATCGACGAATCGGCGGGCGGGGCCAACGTCGTGCTGTTCCTGCACCATGCGGGCCTGCTGGCACGCTACTTCGACGAGGGCGGTCATGCCTTGCTGACGCAGCTGCAGAACGCGGCCCGCCGACCTGACGAGGCACCACACGGCCTGTGGCTGCTGTGCCCGGCGGAGTCGGCGCTCGACACCCCGCAGCTGGACGGCAAGATCGTCGAAGTACTGACCGACAGCGAACGCGTGGTGCTCGACCGCGCGTTCCTCGACGAGGTTCGCACCACGGACGGTGCGGCGTGA